The Elaeis guineensis isolate ETL-2024a chromosome 5, EG11, whole genome shotgun sequence DNA segment CTGAAATTATTGCTATCTATATATAAGAACTTTCTTCACATCATCCTTGAACTGAAAGTATGAACCATTGATTATTTCTCTTGATGATGATCTAGGATACAGAAAATGCTGATTGTCGAAACAAAAATCATTTCTGCTGCTGCAAATCTTTATatagaaggattttttttttttttttgcttatatACAATGTTTTCTTTCATAAGGTTTCCAAAAATTTTGTGGAATGCTctagctaattatttttctaagtcACTATGGAATGGAGGTTGTCTGTTAGACTTAGCGCAACAACCATTTCTCGAACATTTCAATTAGAGGTGAAGAATACTATAAAAGGAGTTCTATCGAACAAGATCCGCAATCTTGGTACCAGGTACCATACTGGTGTCTTATCAGTTCGGTATAGTATGATCAGTATGGTACGGTACATATCCTATGTAGAAAGAGTCTTCTAACCATCTTTCTCACTTTTTATCACAGTATGCTTTGGTACAGGTCAATACACACATTGGTACATCTTGGTACACCTTGGTAGGCCTTGATACTAGGCAGTACAGGACCTATACTGATCTGAACTCCGAGTTTCGTATTGGTTCCCATCTAGTATGGTATGGTACACCCCATACTGGGCAATATAAGGTGGTACAGCAGTCCATGCTATCAAATATGTTGGTCTTATTACTTGGTCTGGAGAGTGGAGCGTGGAGTTTGATCAAGTCTTTTTCTTGATGAAGCGAAGCAGATTTTTACAGTTTTGGAAGATTGATTCGGCAGTGAAATTGTGGGATTCCCACTTCCTATGGATTAGCTAGATCTCAGAGTGTCAAAATTGTGGGAGATACACAATAGGTCTCAATCACAATATGATATTAACTTATTTTCTTGAGTATAGAAAAGTGCAATGAGCAATACCACATTGGCCATTGGGAGGTGTCAGTTATCAGTGCAACAGATTTGCTATCCATTTGAGACTGTGAGTGATATTTTGATTGTTTCCAGTGCTGAAAATACTGAGTTAAAGCTAAGTGAGGCCAGATAGAATTAATTTGGATATTAAAGGTTAGTGAATAGGTAAACATGTTGTAGTGCCAACATGCATGACTATGGTTTTACGTGAAAACATGTGTCCAATTGCTAAGAGATTCCACGTGGTTAGAACAAAGTAATCTATGTAGATCACATTGTGAAAACCACAACAGAATTATTAGACAGTTAAAGTTTGTGGAACAATGTCCGTTACTATGCTATGCTACATGTATCAGATTAGGCATTGAAAGTCTACTTCTAGGGGCCACAGCACTGCACAAACACTAAGACTGTGGATCTAAGCCAGAGATTTGAGTGCTATAATATTTGTCTAAACATCATTTCCATGCAAAGGCAGCTGGAATAATGCAAAAGTTATGAAGAAAATTGTAGGACTGAAGCTTTTACATATTCAAGGTATTAAGCACATTTTCAACAAAAGTGGATGAATTTCTGATTTGTTCAGTTTTAAGAGAGATCCATTTAAACTTTGAGCCTGAATCCTTTTTATGCAAAGTCAGCAATGTGCTGCTGCACATAGCATGCTTAGAAGCACTAGTAACGAAAGGGGAAATGTTGATCATGATGTTCAACTTTTTAAATGCCTAGAAACAAAAAGTGAGCCAAGGTCTTTCCGAATGCTGTTGATGTGTTTCTTTTCAAATGAGTTGTAGGTTAGCTTGGATCTGTCAGCAATGTGATATTCCAAAGAAAACACTTTTGGAGTATTAAATCGAGGGGAAAAACCCATTAAATAGTTTAAGAATCCTACAGTAATGGGGTCTAAAAAATTTCATGGTTTGTGGTGTTTCATTAGTCTTAGTGCGTCATGACATGCATACCTGCATGATTAAGCCCATGTCTAGACTCCTGATCTAGTAGTAAAAGAAACTATCTGGGTAAATAATGATGGAACTTTCCAATTAATATAAAATAGGTCTTGGTTGTTCTGAAAGTTCTCTGAAAGGCATGATTCTTCTTTTGACTTTCTCAAAAAGTGGAAATAAATTGCATATTTATTATACTCCTCTCAAAATTATCTTAACAATGACTTCTCTGCTTTCTATAAACTTAGTAAGCAATAATTTCTCTGCAGGTGCAACCAAGCATTATTATGACTGAGGCTGAACAGATTCAGAACGGAATTGTAGATCTAGTGGTTCAACATGGTATCCGTAGACTTGTTATGGGTTCAGCACCAGATAAGTAAGTGGTTCTCCATATCATATTGATCCGCTTTTTATTTCACTGGCCTttcaaattaataaaattatgctATAATGATCACATATATTTAGTTACAAGATTATGGTTTCCTTGCAAGTTTTTAGACAAATATACTTTTTCAGAAATAAATGAAGAAAGTCAACTTTGTCTCTTATGACAATCCCATCACTGTGGGGTAGGATGGACGATAACTCAAATGTGCCATTCTGCTTTGACAAAGATCAGACATTGGCATCCATCTTTACATCATATGTGACGAGATTTTTTGTAAGTCTGGCCGAAGGTGTAATGCATTCTCAGgatctttcaaatcagatatataAGAAAAAAACATAATGTTATCTTTAGAATTCAAGTGGGAACAACTTTTGAGCATATACTGTATAAACTATGGAATTTGCTGGAGCGTAGCTTGCAAGGCTTATTTGTCAAGCTTTTGGGTATAAATAGCTGTTTTAGAGACATGCCAAAAATTTGCCTCATATGAGATGTCAACCTCCTCAAATCCACCACTCTCATTGCACCAATTTAATGTTAAAAGATGAATTTGTTTGGTGGCTTTATGTTTTGCTATCCTTGAATAAACAAACAATTAATGCATGTCCAACATTTACTGTTCATGTAGACCAAATCTGATGCATGCTTTACATTTAATATGGACATGTATCCAGAGTCTAGACCACATAATTAAGTTTGAcagcttcttttattttttgtttatgtAGTTgttagataaaattaaaaaaagagagcAGTTTTATCCCATGAGTTTGGTTATATGATGAATAACATAGGCCATATTATACTACCTCTTTAATAGTGAAGTTTTGGGTTACCCACAGTTGTTTCAAGTTAAAAGGGAGCTCCAGCAAGGTAACGTATGCTGCAAAGAATGCGCCTCCATTCTGTGAGATATGGTTTGTCTGCAAAGGTAGACATGTCTGGACAAGAGAGGCTAGTGAAGGCACAAATTCTTTTTTATCGGTTTTTAGTCCAGATGCAGCTGTACTACATAAGGACTGCTGTGACCCTATGCCTAATCCAGAGTATGTCTCATCCAATACTTTCATGACTGCTGATCTCCAAGGAGACAGAGGCAAATCCAATAATACAGGAGTGGTGGTCTCAACTGATTCTAGTATTGTCGATAGCACAAATCTATCTAATTCAGAATGTTCCCCGTCATGTCCTACTTCACCTGTTGATATAGGGTTCTTATCAGAAATCAACTCCCAGGTATGTTTAAAGATGATATTCAGCTCCATCTGTTGTTTTGGAAATATTTCAGGGACTGTTGTTCATGTAGATTCCACTGCAGGATAAACTGGAGCCCGAAGTCTTTTTTGATCAGCTCAAAGAAGTTAATTTAGAAgttgaaagatcaaagaaagaagcATTTGTAGAACTAGTGAAGCGCAGAGAAGTGGAAACAGAAGTTGAAGAAGCTCTTGACAAGGTAAGCATGTATACATTTATGTATCCTAACCCCATCACAGTAGTTCACTCAATCTTCATATGCTGAGATGACATCCATAAGATTCTACAATGGCACAACTCCGAATTAAATGCTTGAAATGATAGGTTTTGCCATTGAAGCCAATGTGAATTTTCATCTTTGCTAAGTTAAAAGAATATCTTGCTTATCTTTACTGCAGGTCTTCTATTTGCATGTTTTTTTTCCCCGACCTGATAGCTTCTGTTGTTTTCTGGACTAATGATGCACACTTTCTgaacccccaccccccccccccccgaacaacaaaaaagaaaaaagaaaaaaaagaaacacgCACACAAAAAATGTGCATTTTATGTAACTACTATCCGAGATTCTACTTTTCGTTCTATTTCTTATTGCTTTTCCTTCTAAAATCAAATATTCTCATTATTTAGCAAAATTCACCACTGTTCAGGTGCTATGTTAGTTGACATGCATTGTGCTGCTGCTGCATATATCAGCTATTGGGATGCTAGCTGTTTCCAGAAGCTTTGTTAATAAATCCTCCTATCAATTTATTTGATTCTTCCCCTCTTTTTTTAACCAGGTAAAAGCTCTTGAAGCTGCCCATGCACGTGAAATTAAAATCAGAGAAGAACTTGAAGACCTTTTAACAACGATCAAGTTGCAGCATAAAGAGCTCATAAATCAAAGGGATGAAACCATGAAAGAGTTACAGAATGCCTTGAGTACCATAGCCACTCTTGATGCCGGTGCTCAAGAAATGTCTCTTCGCAGGGATGAAGCTGCAGCTGAATTGGATCTCATCCAGTCATCTATAGCGATTCTCAGGCTTGAAAGGCAGAAGATCCAAGAGCAGGAAGAGAAAGCTGTTGCACAGCTTGAGAGGTGGAGGTGTAATAGTCAAGCCACATCTCCAAATTGCAGTCAGCTTATTGGTTTCGGCGGAGATTCATATAATTTGACAGAGTTTGCATTGTCAGATCTGGAATCTGCTACTTGCGGATTCTCGGGGAGCTTCAAATTAGGACAGGGAGGCTATGGATGTGTTTATAAAGGAGAGATATTTAATAGAAGTGTGGTGATAAAAAAGTTGCATCCACACAATGTTCAAGGTCAGATGGAGTTCCAACAAGAGGTGTGCTAGTTCTCCCCCTCAAAAATAGAAATATTATGCAATAGTCAGGTAGATATTAAAATTCTAGTATGCGGTATCAAGATGTTTAGATTATGTGATGCTGGGGTGCTACTAGTAGTCAACTCAAGAGTGGATGGCCACCCCAGAAGTTTTGTGGATAGTGCAATGACTCCACTGCATAGACAATAACAAGAGGTCTGCATTCGACAAACCAGTCAGTATAGCCACCCACGATTTCACCTCTTGGCCTAATGGGAGGCAGAACATACATGTTATTTGTTAGGATAGCTTACAACTACTATTTGTGCAGGGCACAGAAATAGAGATACCTAACCATTGAATATGAGGCAAGTAGGTAACCAACAGTGTTTTCATATGTAATACTTAAGTATTATAGGTTGCTCTGGAGCAGACAAAACCTTTTCGAGGATGTAATTATCTGAATTGATACTGTGCCATTATTGGACGAATGCTTGCGTGATTGCCCCTGCATCTATTTGGGCCACTGCACAAATCAAGGTATTCTTTTGGTGGAGTGCTGTGGGAGCCTGCATGTGATGCAGATGAAACTCCTGCATCATTCAACTAATAGGCTCTCTTTGACTGGTTAATCATGCAACaacattcttcaaaattttaaaatctcatATTACTGTGGAAGCATTATTTGTATGGTATTTGGATACTTTCTCTCGTTCTTAATTTGGCATAGCAGCATCTAGAAATAAACCCAtccaaacaacttttattctCTCTTATCTTTAGGAATGCTTCTTGGGCTCTTACTCTATGCTTATGTTCATACTTGTACTTTATACTTGCTGGAAAATGTTTCCTATCACTTGCATGCCGGAGCATGGTTGCAGCATTTGAGATGTTAGGGTTTTCTGGTTCTTGCTTATTGCATCCTAGCTCCAAATGTTAGAGAACTCCAATCCCCATTCATCTAATTCAGAAAACATTCTCCAATTTCTTGAGTAGATCATGTTTCGCTCGTTCTTTCCTTTTTGCAATCGGAATATGAATGAGATTGTAGATGCCATCATTGGTGCAAAAGATGCCATAGCCTTGGTGAGAGAAGCCCAAAATGTCGTAACCAAATTATCGTTTAACCAATGATGGATTTTACGCCACAGAATGAATCGAGGAACTGAGGCAATTTACAATACCAACAGCAGCTCTGGCTGAAGCATTTGTAACATCACTTGGGTTTTTCACCTTGGACGCCATCATATTTATTCGCCACTTTTTGTTTTTTCTGTCATTTTAGTACTACAATGCTAGATTTCTTTATCATTTCCTGATAGTGCATTCATTTTGGAGTACAATAATCCTATGTTGTACTAAGAACTGAAATTTTGCTCACTGTGCTACAGGGCTCTTATTTAATGATGTTATTATTCATGAAAATCTTATAATTATGAAGTCTCCATGACTTGGGTCATTTTCAGTCTGTGTTTTAATAGTTTGTCCCAGACCAGTTTGCAAATTGGTTTACTCCAAGTCTTTCCAGTGGGGAGATATTTATTCTATTATTGAATATGTGGATGTGTACCAGAATTGACAAAACAAGTCAGGTTCATATCATGGTCAGGCAATTTCTGAGTAGGTCTAGATCGACTTAATATTATGTACTTTTCAACCTAATGTTGTACCAACTTTTATATTTTGTGGCTGATGTTTTTGGTTTTTAAACCTGATTTGCAGAAGTCAGTTGAAGTGTATCCAGATAGCATGTTCCTAATAGTTGAAATTCTTGACTGACCGCAACATGAGTTCAATTGTGTCtttgtatattttattttattccttTGTTTTCTTGTTACTGAGACACTTTGATTTGTTATATGTTCATAGGTTTCTGTCCTGAGCAAACTTAGGCACCCGCATCTGGTGACCTTGGTTGGTGTGTGCCCAGAAGCCTTATCCCTTGTTTATGAGTATCTGCCAAATGGAACTCTCCATGATCGTCTCTTTTGCAAAACTACCACACCTTCATTGACCTGGAGGGTCCGAACATGCATTGCTGCTCAAATCTCAAGTGCTCTCCTCTTCCTGCACTCCTCCAAACCTGAAAAGATCATTCATGGAGACCTGAAGCCTGAGAACATCTTCCTTGATTCCAATTTTAACTGCAAAATTGGTGGCTTTGGTACTTGCCGGCTGGTGCCAGAGGATGTAGAGTATTACCCCTTGTTTCGCCGAAACACAGAGCGGAAGGGTGCATTCTCTTATGCTGACCCACAGTACCAAAGGACTGAAATGTTGACACCAAAGTCTGATGTGTACTCCTTTGGGATCATTATTCTTCAGCTGCTCACTGGGAGGCCTCCACATGGGTTAGCCAGTGAGGTACGGAGGACAGTGTTGTCCAGGAAATTATCCTCAATTTTGGATCCTGCAGCAGGAGAATGGCCTAGTGATGTGGCAAGAAGGCTTTCAGAGTTTGGGTTGCAATGCAGTGAGCTAAATAGCCGGGATCGTCCAGAACTGACACCTGAGGTTGTGAGAGAGTTGGAACAACTACATCTGATGGAGGAACGGCCAGTGCCCCCATTCTTCTTGTGTCCCATTCTTCAGGCAAGTTAAAAAAGCATATTTATTAATGATATTATTGATCTTGGCTCCTTCATTTTATGCAGATTATTGTTAACAACAAGCTTCTTTCTTGAAGTTTTAGTTTGTCTTTCTAAGTTCTAACCATTATTAAATCTATGCCCTCATGACTTTAATACTATAATGTTACATGCTGCAGGAAATCATGCATGATCCACAAGTAGCAGCTGATGGATTTACTTACGAAGGAAGAGCTTTGCGAGGTTGGTTGGAGAGTGGTCGAGAAACTTCTCCTATGactaatttgaaattaaaacaTCTGAATCTTGCTCCAAACCATGCCCTTCGGTTTGCTATACAGGATTGGCTATGCCACTGTTGAAGCTGAATACCATGAGCAGGTGCCATCACCCATAGTTCTGATACCATCATACATGATAGTGTATATTGATGTACACATAAAAATGCATTTATGTATTATTGGTGTACAGGGAAgcgatatcaaaatatatattcctaCCACTAGTACTTCATCGTATCAAGACCTGATTGTAGGTCATGCGTAGTGACAGATTTTGGATCCAGTATGTCGGTCATCGATTCATTTATTTGTTAATGATTATTTTTGCAAGAATTTGTGCTTTTTGTGCAAGTCCGACATGCAGGTTTTGGTTAAATGATGCTTGCATAAACGGAAGCTTTGTGTTTGTTTATTTTTGTTGGAAGCATATCTTTATTTTACAGTCACAGTCAATTAGGGCTTGTGTGAGTGGTTATATCCCCTTAGCAATTAGAGGTCCTGCATTCATGCTTAGGTATTGCATGTAGCATTGGGTAGTTATGCTGTAGGCAGTCTCACCTACCCCCTCCCCCTCGCTCGCTGTGTAcacataaaaaagaaagaaggtaGATATCGTTTAATTCCATCCAAATTGTTTGATATTAGGCTAAGCCTGTTGAATTAGTTTCAGGTCACAAACAACTGAAGAAGATTGATATAAAAGAACAACAGAAGGTCCCTCCGCTCATGAAAGCAGCTTGTTAATAGGGGAATCTGCTGTCCTCTTTTGTGGATGAGAGGGTATCTCGCTCGCTCTTCGTTGCCGGGTATTTGGTTAGGTAGCTCTTAAGACATTGGCTTCAAACGAAAAAAAGAACCATCCTCATCCCAGTCTGGTACTCTTCTTCGTTCTTGTCGTTCCCCACACTGTTACATGCTTCTTTGGATCGAAATCTA contains these protein-coding regions:
- the LOC105044415 gene encoding U-box domain-containing protein 33 isoform X2, yielding MTEAEQIQNGIVDLVVQHGIRRLVMGSAPDNCFKLKGSSSKVTYAAKNAPPFCEIWFVCKGRHVWTREASEGTNSFLSVFSPDAAVLHKDCCDPMPNPEYVSSNTFMTADLQGDRGKSNNTGVVVSTDSSIVDSTNLSNSECSPSCPTSPVDIGFLSEINSQDKLEPEVFFDQLKEVNLEVERSKKEAFVELVKRREVETEVEEALDKVKALEAAHAREIKIREELEDLLTTIKLQHKELINQRDETMKELQNALSTIATLDAGAQEMSLRRDEAAAELDLIQSSIAILRLERQKIQEQEEKAVAQLERWRCNSQATSPNCSQLIGFGGDSYNLTEFALSDLESATCGFSGSFKLGQGGYGCVYKGEIFNRSVVIKKLHPHNVQGQMEFQQEVSVLSKLRHPHLVTLVGVCPEALSLVYEYLPNGTLHDRLFCKTTTPSLTWRVRTCIAAQISSALLFLHSSKPEKIIHGDLKPENIFLDSNFNCKIGGFGTCRLVPEDVEYYPLFRRNTERKGAFSYADPQYQRTEMLTPKSDVYSFGIIILQLLTGRPPHGLASEVRRTVLSRKLSSILDPAAGEWPSDVARRLSEFGLQCSELNSRDRPELTPEVVRELEQLHLMEERPVPPFFLCPILQEIMHDPQVAADGFTYEGRALRGWLESGRETSPMTNLKLKHLNLAPNHALRFAIQDWLCHC
- the LOC105044415 gene encoding U-box domain-containing protein 33 isoform X1, which codes for MKVLSPSPPPSPTVAGLGGPPSPAAFRRAVGRGSTAPGERERRLHVAVGRSPEKTLPLLRWAFRRFGCREIGLLHVHQPSPLIPTLLGKIPASQANEELVSVYRRTEKEITKRILLTYLRFCHEAQVQPSIIMTEAEQIQNGIVDLVVQHGIRRLVMGSAPDNCFKLKGSSSKVTYAAKNAPPFCEIWFVCKGRHVWTREASEGTNSFLSVFSPDAAVLHKDCCDPMPNPEYVSSNTFMTADLQGDRGKSNNTGVVVSTDSSIVDSTNLSNSECSPSCPTSPVDIGFLSEINSQDKLEPEVFFDQLKEVNLEVERSKKEAFVELVKRREVETEVEEALDKVKALEAAHAREIKIREELEDLLTTIKLQHKELINQRDETMKELQNALSTIATLDAGAQEMSLRRDEAAAELDLIQSSIAILRLERQKIQEQEEKAVAQLERWRCNSQATSPNCSQLIGFGGDSYNLTEFALSDLESATCGFSGSFKLGQGGYGCVYKGEIFNRSVVIKKLHPHNVQGQMEFQQEVSVLSKLRHPHLVTLVGVCPEALSLVYEYLPNGTLHDRLFCKTTTPSLTWRVRTCIAAQISSALLFLHSSKPEKIIHGDLKPENIFLDSNFNCKIGGFGTCRLVPEDVEYYPLFRRNTERKGAFSYADPQYQRTEMLTPKSDVYSFGIIILQLLTGRPPHGLASEVRRTVLSRKLSSILDPAAGEWPSDVARRLSEFGLQCSELNSRDRPELTPEVVRELEQLHLMEERPVPPFFLCPILQEIMHDPQVAADGFTYEGRALRGWLESGRETSPMTNLKLKHLNLAPNHALRFAIQDWLCHC